The Tepidisphaeraceae bacterium genome includes a window with the following:
- a CDS encoding tetratricopeptide repeat protein, translating into MSHRMRNTLITLTLAATLAAAGCGNNKSSKSAAKEQWNAARANVLASLARDQYNAGNFDNCARTLKDAMAMQPKSASLRILSSRLAIERGQLELADAELKLAREFEPRNPEADYLSGVVQQRWANPEGALVFYDAALAKNSGEISYLLAKAETLVALGREDEALTALKDRVVFYEHSAAIRDAIGQLLMQRGETAAAIDMLRQASILATDDKVIREHLALALFQGNRPREAGDMLAKLVKDDPYATRGDLWTALGECRLQEGDLRAARESFETAARLQPASAGVFLCIGKVALKTADYKRAELALRKSISLDGSSAEANLLLGYLRLKQDRFEEALHAFQRATLLDGGDSVSQCMVGFAMMKLGRHDEAVQYYGKVLQQHPNDPLAARLMATIDIGE; encoded by the coding sequence ATGAGCCACAGAATGCGCAACACGCTGATCACCCTCACCCTCGCCGCCACCCTGGCGGCCGCCGGGTGCGGTAACAACAAGTCGAGCAAGAGCGCCGCCAAGGAACAGTGGAACGCCGCCCGCGCCAACGTGCTGGCCTCGCTCGCGCGGGACCAGTACAACGCCGGCAACTTCGACAACTGTGCCAGGACGTTGAAGGACGCGATGGCAATGCAGCCGAAAAGCGCATCGCTTCGCATACTGTCATCCCGGCTGGCGATCGAGCGCGGCCAGCTTGAACTGGCCGACGCCGAGCTGAAGCTGGCGCGGGAGTTCGAGCCCCGGAACCCCGAGGCCGACTACCTCAGTGGCGTGGTCCAGCAACGCTGGGCCAACCCCGAGGGAGCGTTGGTGTTCTACGACGCGGCGCTGGCGAAGAATTCCGGCGAGATCTCGTACTTGCTCGCCAAGGCGGAAACGCTGGTGGCCCTGGGCCGCGAGGACGAGGCGCTGACGGCGCTGAAGGACCGCGTGGTCTTCTACGAACACAGCGCCGCGATACGCGACGCGATCGGCCAACTGCTGATGCAGCGAGGCGAAACCGCCGCTGCCATCGACATGTTGCGCCAGGCGTCGATCCTCGCGACCGATGATAAGGTCATCCGCGAGCACCTGGCGCTGGCTCTGTTCCAGGGCAACCGCCCGCGCGAGGCGGGCGACATGCTCGCCAAGCTCGTGAAGGACGACCCCTACGCCACCCGCGGCGACCTCTGGACCGCGCTGGGCGAGTGCCGCCTGCAGGAAGGCGACCTCCGCGCCGCCCGCGAGTCGTTCGAGACCGCCGCCCGGTTGCAACCGGCATCGGCCGGGGTCTTCCTCTGCATCGGCAAGGTCGCGCTAAAGACCGCCGACTACAAGCGTGCCGAGCTGGCGTTGCGCAAAAGCATCTCGCTGGACGGATCGTCCGCCGAGGCAAACTTGCTGCTGGGTTACCTTCGCTTGAAGCAGGACCGGTTCGAGGAAGCGCTGCACGCCTTCCAGCGGGCGACCCTGCTCGACGGTGGCGACAGCGTCAGCCAGTGCATGGTTGGCTTTGCCATGATGAAGCTCGGCCGGCACGACGAAGCCGTGCAATACTATGGGAAGGTGCTGCAACAGCATCCCAATGACCCGCTTGCAGCGCGCCTGATGGCGACCATCGACATCGGCGAGTAA
- a CDS encoding ATP-binding protein — MRLNGAALRQLRNLQYLAIGLLIAGLGCFVPAAGIVRTGSASTGWLWWGAWLLAASGGVGVAAAWSTRCDIRRMARSLRAEAGSEWLEPIDPGSTSLFKLAEAINEVISIAQRTVADAQVQVKSYAIQLKVATAERQHAEAIIKSISDAVLVTSRFDELVLANDSAAKAFDFDLKTAHRTPVDRLLHDPRLVEMIRDMRQSRSVNGRRVIEHDMDMPGGERTYMVTLSGVADSAGEPGGVVAVLHDMTREKEVAQMKNDFVSNVSHELRTPLASIKAYVEMLIDGEADDEHTKAEFYEIIHGESNRLGRLIDNILNISRIESGLVKINKQPQSLSVIAKEAVDVIGPQAKLKRISIVEQLCPVFYQTPADKDMLYQAVLNILSNSVKYTPDGGQITVQTTVDEAGKKLFLRIIDTGVGIPPKDLPHVFDKFYRVEANNKMAKGTGLGLSLVKHIVETVHGGEAIVTSEVGKGTTFTFELDLHE; from the coding sequence ATGCGATTGAACGGCGCTGCACTGCGACAGCTGCGAAACCTCCAGTACCTGGCGATCGGTCTGCTGATCGCCGGGCTCGGATGCTTCGTGCCCGCCGCCGGCATCGTCCGCACGGGTAGCGCGTCCACCGGTTGGCTGTGGTGGGGGGCTTGGCTGCTGGCGGCATCGGGTGGGGTGGGTGTGGCGGCGGCATGGTCAACGCGCTGCGACATCCGCCGAATGGCCCGCTCGCTGCGCGCCGAGGCCGGCAGTGAATGGCTGGAACCGATCGATCCTGGCAGCACGTCGCTGTTCAAGCTTGCAGAAGCGATCAACGAGGTGATCTCGATCGCCCAGCGCACGGTTGCCGACGCGCAGGTGCAGGTGAAGAGCTACGCGATCCAGTTGAAGGTCGCGACCGCAGAACGGCAGCATGCCGAGGCGATCATCAAGAGCATCTCCGATGCCGTGCTGGTCACCAGCCGGTTCGACGAACTCGTGCTCGCCAACGACTCGGCCGCCAAGGCGTTCGACTTCGACCTGAAGACCGCGCACCGCACGCCGGTCGACCGCCTGCTGCACGACCCGCGGCTGGTGGAGATGATCCGCGATATGCGGCAGAGCCGCAGCGTCAACGGACGGCGGGTGATCGAGCACGACATGGACATGCCCGGTGGCGAACGAACCTATATGGTCACGCTCTCCGGCGTCGCCGACAGCGCCGGTGAGCCCGGTGGCGTGGTGGCGGTGCTGCACGACATGACGCGCGAAAAGGAGGTCGCGCAGATGAAGAACGACTTCGTCTCCAACGTCTCCCACGAACTGCGCACGCCGCTCGCGAGCATCAAGGCGTACGTCGAGATGCTGATCGACGGCGAGGCCGACGACGAGCACACCAAGGCCGAGTTCTACGAGATCATCCACGGCGAATCGAACCGCCTGGGCCGGTTGATCGACAACATTCTGAACATCAGCCGGATCGAAAGCGGCCTGGTGAAGATCAACAAGCAGCCGCAGAGCCTGTCGGTGATCGCCAAGGAAGCGGTCGACGTGATCGGCCCGCAGGCGAAGCTGAAGCGCATCTCGATCGTCGAGCAGCTCTGCCCGGTCTTTTATCAAACGCCTGCCGACAAGGACATGCTGTACCAGGCCGTGCTGAACATCCTCAGCAACAGCGTGAAGTACACGCCCGACGGTGGGCAGATCACCGTGCAGACCACGGTCGACGAGGCCGGCAAAAAGCTCTTCCTTCGAATAATCGATACGGGCGTCGGCATTCCACCAAAGGACCTGCCCCACGTGTTCGATAAGTTCTACAGGGTCGAGGCGAACAACAAGATGGCCAAGGGCACCGGCCTGGGCCTGTCGCTCGTGAAGCACATCGTGGAGACGGTGCACGGCGGCGAAGCGATCGTGACCAGCGAAGTGGGTAAGGGCACGACGTTCACGTTCGAACTCGATCTGCATGAGTAG
- a CDS encoding response regulator produces the protein MDAKKILVADDESHILHVVSLKLRNAGYKVVTARDGQEAYDLAGQERPDLIITDYHMPQLSGIEMCRKLKQDPATASIPAIMLTARGYHLEPHDTRDSGILRMLSKPFSPRQLLQTVNEVLEHTTAMRGAA, from the coding sequence ATGGACGCGAAGAAGATTCTGGTGGCCGATGACGAGTCACACATCCTGCACGTGGTGTCGCTGAAGCTGCGCAATGCCGGGTACAAGGTGGTTACGGCCCGCGACGGGCAGGAAGCGTACGACCTGGCGGGGCAGGAGCGCCCCGACCTGATCATCACCGACTATCACATGCCGCAACTGTCAGGCATCGAGATGTGCCGCAAGCTGAAGCAGGACCCCGCGACGGCGAGCATTCCCGCGATCATGCTGACGGCGCGCGGGTATCACCTGGAGCCACACGACACGCGCGACAGCGGCATCCTGCGGATGCTGAGCAAGCCGTTCAGCCCGCGCCAGTTGCTGCAGACCGTGAACGAAGTGCTGGAGCACACCACCGCGATGCGCGGTGCCGCGTAG
- a CDS encoding HD domain-containing phosphohydrolase translates to MSQVQVVPTHATASNAAQPGGAPQVPHAVLENLAARFRPAGLFLLMLRPDGSVAYHDGSAGTFFTRYVLPMLQYPERADTGLRGQAQQLNASSTVGIWDALPGVLLAAFPYVEKRQLGGILVLGAKNASFRLNEDVIRVCGRLGVDGVWLSQQADQLPAYADEAIQRQARMLLAMVRDQVRLTGMETEIESLSGQLADTYEELSLIYQISGGMRVNRRAGDFFKQACLDVLDVMNIRGMGVSLRGAESMKHDPVIYGQVALPPGQIFRLSDNLMAIMQERKAPLLINELAKDPMLGWMSEHARSLLVVPLQRQDKVLGCLFAIDKHDGEFNSVDSKLLASISNESAIYLENAILFEDVHRLMMGIIRSLTSAIDAKDAYTCGHSERVALISRTLAKEAGLPEADVDRIYMGGLLHDVGKIGVPEVVLQKAGRLTPEEFEQMKKHPQIGAHILADLKQVADIVPGVLHHHERFDGKGYPYGLSGEQIPIMGRIICLADCFDAMTSNRTYRKALPLEVALAEIRRCGGTQFDPRLTEFFLNIGIDRLRCILRDHQSTAESAKAA, encoded by the coding sequence ATGTCACAGGTGCAAGTCGTTCCGACCCATGCCACTGCGTCCAACGCCGCTCAACCGGGCGGCGCGCCGCAGGTCCCGCACGCCGTGCTGGAGAACCTCGCGGCCCGCTTCCGACCCGCGGGCTTGTTCCTGCTGATGCTGCGCCCCGACGGCTCCGTCGCCTACCACGATGGCTCGGCCGGCACGTTCTTCACGCGTTACGTGCTGCCGATGCTGCAGTACCCCGAACGCGCCGATACCGGTCTGCGCGGTCAGGCACAGCAACTGAACGCCAGCAGCACCGTGGGGATCTGGGACGCGTTGCCCGGCGTGCTGCTGGCGGCGTTCCCGTACGTCGAGAAGCGCCAGCTCGGTGGCATCCTGGTCCTGGGTGCGAAGAACGCGTCGTTCCGACTGAACGAAGACGTGATCCGCGTCTGCGGCCGGTTGGGAGTGGACGGCGTGTGGCTCAGCCAGCAGGCCGACCAGCTGCCCGCTTACGCCGACGAGGCCATCCAGCGACAGGCGCGAATGCTGCTGGCGATGGTGCGCGACCAGGTTCGTTTGACTGGTATGGAGACGGAGATCGAGTCGCTCTCCGGCCAACTCGCCGACACGTACGAGGAACTGTCGCTGATCTACCAGATCAGCGGTGGCATGCGCGTGAACCGCCGGGCGGGTGACTTCTTCAAGCAGGCCTGTCTTGACGTGCTGGACGTGATGAACATCCGCGGCATGGGCGTCTCGCTGCGCGGCGCCGAATCGATGAAGCACGACCCCGTGATCTACGGCCAGGTCGCGCTGCCGCCGGGGCAGATCTTCCGCTTATCCGACAACCTGATGGCGATCATGCAGGAGCGCAAGGCGCCGCTGCTGATCAACGAGCTTGCCAAGGACCCGATGCTCGGCTGGATGAGCGAGCACGCGCGCAGCCTACTCGTGGTGCCGTTGCAGCGCCAGGACAAGGTGCTGGGCTGCCTCTTCGCGATCGACAAACACGACGGTGAGTTCAACAGCGTCGATAGCAAGCTGCTGGCCAGCATCAGCAACGAGTCAGCGATCTACCTCGAGAACGCGATCCTGTTCGAGGACGTGCACCGGCTGATGATGGGCATCATCCGCAGCCTCACCAGTGCGATCGACGCGAAGGACGCTTATACCTGCGGTCACAGCGAACGTGTTGCGCTCATCAGCCGCACGCTGGCCAAGGAAGCGGGCCTGCCCGAGGCGGACGTCGATCGCATCTACATGGGTGGCCTGCTGCACGACGTGGGCAAGATCGGCGTGCCCGAAGTGGTGCTGCAGAAGGCGGGGCGGCTAACGCCCGAAGAGTTTGAGCAGATGAAGAAGCACCCGCAGATCGGCGCCCACATCCTGGCCGACCTGAAGCAGGTCGCCGACATCGTGCCGGGCGTGCTGCACCACCACGAGCGGTTCGACGGCAAGGGCTACCCGTACGGGCTATCGGGCGAGCAGATCCCAATCATGGGCCGCATCATCTGCCTGGCCGACTGCTTCGACGCGATGACGAGCAACCGCACGTACCGCAAGGCGCTACCGTTGGAAGTCGCGCTCGCCGAGATCCGCCGGTGCGGCGGTACGCAGTTCGATCCACGGTTGACCGAGTTCTTCCTGAACATCGGCATCGATCGGCTGCGGTGCATTCTGCGCGATCATCAATCGACCGCTGAAAGCGCTAAAGCCGCGTAG
- a CDS encoding STAS domain-containing protein, which produces MPVKCDEYGQVCVLTIDGDFVGDDVATLRNAVDKEIDRHQIVDFVVDLEKCNFIDSDGLEALVWVRQRTDDLFGQVKLANLDANIRTILEMTRLTQRFECHEELAGALKTMR; this is translated from the coding sequence ATGCCCGTGAAATGTGACGAGTACGGCCAGGTCTGCGTGCTGACGATCGACGGCGACTTCGTCGGTGACGACGTCGCGACGCTGCGCAACGCGGTCGACAAGGAGATCGACCGCCACCAGATCGTCGACTTCGTCGTCGATCTGGAGAAGTGCAACTTCATCGACTCCGACGGCCTCGAAGCGCTCGTCTGGGTGCGCCAGCGCACCGACGACCTCTTCGGCCAAGTAAAGCTCGCCAACCTCGACGCCAATATTCGAACCATTCTAGAGATGACGCGCCTCACCCAACGCTTCGAGTGCCACGAGGAACTGGCCGGGGCGCTAAAGACGATGAGATAG
- a CDS encoding GspE/PulE family protein encodes MIASLERKPLGQVLLGKGLIQQEQLDRALDEQRRSNHQKLLGEILVEMRYCTEDQIIEALAQAYGVPYARISPRIADPKVIATLPKEFLEKHGVLPIFLVEGTLTVAVPEPANVFLIEEIERLSGKNVQVVAATVRDIRATLQAYLPNDKVFVIDDVIDEVQPGEFTLVQQKAVQDVANLEAAAGDSPVVKLVNYCIYNAVKEGASDVHIEPGDNVLRVRFRIDGRLAERLCPPAQMHAAVTSRVKIMAGLDIAERRLPQDGGIHVMLDKRPIDLRVSTMPGRYGEKVVIRVIDNERASMNLEKLGFAYETLKAWRKLIAVPNGVVLVTGPAGSGKSTTLYSSLAELNKADVNICTIEDPVEYNLPGVNQFQVNDKAGLTYPGAIRSLLRQDPDLLMIGEIDGAETARLATQAALTGHLVLSTLHTNDAPAAVTRLFNLGIEPYLVGATVGGVLAQRLVRKLCQHCKEAYVPSINEKRSLERSAGGSEMLFRPKGCPRCRNLGYSGRIGIYELLVIDGDVQDRISNGAPLNELRDLAKTAGMRTLRSDGMDKVKAGITTLDEVYRVTA; translated from the coding sequence ATGATCGCCTCGCTCGAACGAAAACCTCTGGGGCAAGTGCTGCTGGGCAAAGGATTGATCCAGCAGGAGCAGTTGGACCGCGCGCTGGATGAGCAGCGGCGGTCGAACCACCAGAAGCTGCTGGGCGAAATCCTCGTCGAGATGCGCTACTGCACCGAGGATCAGATCATCGAAGCGCTCGCCCAAGCCTACGGCGTGCCGTACGCGCGCATCAGCCCGCGCATCGCCGATCCGAAGGTCATCGCGACGCTGCCGAAGGAATTCCTCGAAAAGCATGGCGTCCTCCCGATCTTCCTGGTCGAAGGCACGCTAACCGTGGCGGTCCCCGAGCCGGCAAACGTGTTCCTGATCGAGGAGATCGAGCGCCTCAGCGGGAAGAACGTGCAGGTGGTGGCGGCGACGGTGCGCGACATTCGCGCCACGCTGCAGGCCTACCTGCCGAACGACAAGGTCTTCGTCATCGACGACGTGATCGACGAGGTGCAGCCTGGCGAGTTCACGCTCGTGCAGCAGAAGGCCGTGCAGGACGTGGCCAACCTCGAGGCCGCCGCCGGCGATTCACCGGTGGTGAAGCTCGTCAACTACTGCATCTACAACGCCGTGAAGGAAGGCGCCAGCGACGTCCACATTGAACCGGGCGACAACGTGCTTCGAGTGCGCTTCCGCATCGATGGCCGCCTCGCCGAGCGGCTGTGCCCACCCGCCCAGATGCACGCCGCCGTCACCAGTCGGGTGAAGATCATGGCGGGTTTAGACATCGCCGAGCGCCGGCTGCCGCAGGACGGTGGCATCCACGTGATGCTCGACAAGCGCCCGATCGATCTGCGCGTCAGCACGATGCCCGGCCGGTACGGCGAGAAGGTCGTCATCCGCGTCATCGACAACGAACGCGCGAGCATGAACCTCGAGAAGCTCGGCTTTGCCTATGAGACGCTGAAGGCCTGGCGCAAGCTGATCGCGGTGCCGAACGGCGTGGTGCTCGTGACCGGGCCGGCCGGTAGTGGTAAGAGCACGACGCTCTACTCGTCGCTCGCGGAGCTGAACAAGGCCGACGTCAACATCTGCACGATCGAAGATCCAGTTGAATACAACCTGCCCGGAGTGAACCAGTTTCAGGTAAACGACAAGGCCGGCCTGACCTACCCCGGCGCCATTCGCTCGCTGCTGCGGCAGGACCCCGACTTGCTCATGATCGGCGAGATCGATGGCGCCGAGACGGCTCGCCTGGCCACGCAGGCGGCGCTCACGGGTCACCTGGTCCTGAGCACGTTGCACACGAACGACGCGCCCGCGGCCGTCACGCGGCTGTTCAACCTGGGCATTGAACCATACCTCGTCGGCGCGACCGTCGGTGGCGTGCTGGCGCAGCGCCTCGTGCGCAAGCTCTGTCAGCATTGCAAGGAAGCGTACGTGCCGAGCATCAACGAGAAGCGCTCGCTCGAGCGGTCCGCCGGCGGCAGTGAGATGTTGTTCCGCCCGAAAGGCTGCCCCCGGTGCCGCAACCTGGGCTACAGCGGGCGCATCGGCATCTATGAACTGCTGGTGATCGACGGTGACGTTCAGGACCGCATCAGCAACGGCGCGCCGCTAAACGAACTGCGCGATCTGGCCAAGACGGCCGGCATGCGCACGCTGCGGTCGGATGGAATGGACAAGGTGAAGGCCGGCATCACCACGCTGGACGAGGTCTATCGCGTGACGGCTTGA
- a CDS encoding acyltransferase family protein — MLIILVTWGHIIQWAGHLGNGYWGDPVFKLIYMFHMPLFMAISGYVAYRPINRDSMTTTFAKRFNGLIVPIFAWAIPFHILMWMITRDAPPGASGLLKTFVFGLTRDLWFLWALFGTAIGFAIMRHFRLDKPIYGIAVAVLALGVPAPTLFKYVLPYFIIGYFFARYEGRLRFLYRPVLIASVGLVASGVCYAMWTERTYVYLSKMALTDGNGPVVLFRYLAGAISSLTALALMFLLYKVTPQRDLVRLGQGSLYVYILQIYIFTLQGAAWDGTHALNGSLWFSLVIAPIAAVVFSFGFLELGVAANRFPLLARVFLGRPADRPRDPMPPEMAAEARGA; from the coding sequence ATCCTCATCATCCTGGTGACGTGGGGACACATCATCCAGTGGGCTGGGCATTTGGGAAATGGGTACTGGGGCGACCCGGTATTCAAGCTTATCTACATGTTCCACATGCCGCTGTTCATGGCCATCAGCGGCTACGTGGCGTACCGGCCCATCAACCGCGATAGCATGACGACGACCTTCGCCAAGCGCTTCAACGGGCTGATCGTGCCGATCTTCGCCTGGGCGATACCGTTTCACATTTTGATGTGGATGATCACCCGCGATGCGCCGCCGGGGGCAAGCGGCCTGCTGAAGACCTTCGTCTTCGGCCTCACCCGCGACCTGTGGTTCCTGTGGGCACTGTTCGGCACCGCGATCGGATTCGCGATTATGCGACATTTCCGCCTCGACAAGCCGATCTATGGAATTGCCGTGGCGGTGCTTGCGCTGGGCGTGCCGGCACCGACGCTGTTCAAGTACGTGTTGCCCTACTTCATCATTGGGTACTTCTTCGCCAGGTACGAAGGTCGGTTGCGGTTCCTGTACCGACCGGTGCTGATCGCCTCGGTAGGACTGGTGGCGTCGGGCGTCTGCTACGCGATGTGGACCGAGCGCACGTACGTCTACCTTTCGAAGATGGCGCTGACCGACGGCAACGGCCCGGTGGTGCTGTTCCGATACCTGGCGGGCGCGATCTCCAGCCTGACGGCGCTGGCCCTAATGTTCCTGCTGTACAAGGTGACGCCCCAACGCGACCTTGTGCGGCTTGGGCAGGGCAGCCTGTACGTCTACATCCTGCAGATCTACATCTTCACCCTGCAGGGGGCCGCATGGGACGGCACGCACGCGCTCAATGGAAGCCTTTGGTTTTCGTTGGTAATCGCGCCAATCGCAGCGGTGGTCTTCTCGTTCGGCTTCCTGGAACTTGGCGTGGCGGCGAACCGGTTTCCACTACTGGCGAGGGTGTTCCTCGGTCGGCCCGCAGATCGGCCGCGCGATCCCATGCCGCCCGAAATGGCTGCAGAAGCACGCGGCGCGTGA